Proteins found in one Anopheles aquasalis chromosome 3, idAnoAquaMG_Q_19, whole genome shotgun sequence genomic segment:
- the LOC126576942 gene encoding signal recognition particle receptor subunit alpha homolog → MLDLFTIFTKGGIVLWCFRSTQQFFAPPVNALIKSVILQERSGVYDHDGLSLQYKLDNEFELVFVVAFQKILQLAYVDKFLSDVHLEFRDKYKNELALDGRTYGQLDFSADFQRILERAEKWGRQQATIPKVMRSYEDSAKSKKTVASMIERRGGEEKPGGKKSVKIVEKKEEDGSARVGTVPGSPAGGGSGPEETDLIRENRKKFAEKMAGKGKKVEKQKSPKSPGQQKSGKQMRVWDLGGNTKDLPNLDRSKDRPEDVRSDFSPNDQIIGSMKGGIRDLDVESDTEDEDDYSEDDDVEEPERDSGKKQSAGRGGMFSMFRGLVGSKNLSREDMQPALDKLRDHLIAKNVATDIAQQLCESVAVKLEGRVIGTFDTIAATVKTTLTEALVQILSPKRRIDILRDCLEAKRASRPFVMSFCGVNGVGKSTNLAKICFWLIENNLSVLIAACDTFRAGAVEQLRTHMRHLNALHPPERHGGRSMVQLYEKGYGKDAAGIAMEAIRHAHDSGIDVVLIDTAGRMQDNEPLMRALAKLIKVNEPDLVLFVGEALVGNEAVDQLVKFNQALADYSSSDRPHIIDGIVLTKFDTIDDKVGAAISMTYITGQPIVFVGTGQTYTDLKALNAKAVVHALMK, encoded by the exons ATGTTGGATCTGTTTACGATCTTCACTAAAGGAGGCATCGTGCTCTGGTGTTTCCGGAGCACGCAGCAGTTTTTTGCTCCACCAGTCAATGCATTGATCAAGAGCGTCATTCTGCAG GAACGGTCCGGAGTGTACGACCACGATGGACTCTCGCTTCAGTACAAGCTGGACAACGAGTTCGAGCTCGTGTTCGTGGTGGCCTTCCAGAAGATACTACAGCTGGCGTACGTGGACAAGTTTCTGAGCGACGTGCATCTCGAGTTCCGGGACAAGTACAAGAACGAGCTGGCGCTCGATGGCCGCACGTACGGTCAGCTGGACTTTTCGGCCGACTTTCAACGCATTCTCGAGCGGGCGGAGAAGTGGGGCCGCCAGCAGGCGACAATCCCGAAGGTGATGCGTAGCTATGAGGATTCGGCCAAGTCCAAGAAAACGGTCGCCTCCATGATCGAGCGACGCGGTGGAGAGGAGAAGCCAGGTGGCAAGAAATCGGTTAAGAtagtggagaagaaggaagaggatggATCCGCACGGGTCGGCACCGTGCCGGGAtcaccggccggtggtggttccggtccCGAGGAGACGGATCTGATTCgagaaaatcgtaaaaagttTGCCGAAAAAATGGCCGGCAAAGGCAAGAAGGTCGAGAAGCAAAAGTCCCCCAAATCGCCGGGTCAGCAGAAATCTGGCAAACAGATGCGTGTGTGGGATCTGGGTGGCAATACGAAGGATCTGCCGAACCTAGATCGCTCCAAGGATCGACCGGAGGATGTGCGCAGCGACTTCAGTCCGAACGATCAAATCATTGGCAGCATGAAGGGTGGCATCCGGGATTTGGATGTTGAATCCGATacggaggacgaggacgattaCTCCGAGGATGACGACGTGGAGGAGCCGGAGCGGGATAGCGGCAAGAAACAATCGGCTGGGCGTGGTGGCATGTTCTCCATGTTCCGAGGGCTGGTCGGATCGAAGAATCTATCCCGGGAGGATATGCAACCGGCGCTGGACAAATTGCGCGATCATCTGATTGCCAAGAACGTGGCCACGGATATTGCGCAGCAGCTCTGTGAATCCGTTGCGGTGAAACTGGAAGGGCGCGTAATTGGAACGTTCGACACGATCGCTGCCACGGTCAAGACGACACTAACCGAAGCGTTGGTGCAGATTCTATCGCCCAAACGGCGGATCGACATCTTGCGCGACTGTCTGGAGGCCAAGCGGGCCAGCAGACCGTTCGTGATGAGCTTCTGTGGAGTGAACGGAGTCGGCAAATCGACCAATCTGGCCAAGATCTGTTTCTGGTTGATCGAGAATAACTTGAGCGTACTGATCGCGGCCTGCGATACGTTCCGAGCCGGTGCCGTCGAGCAGCTGCGTACCCATATGCGCCATCTGAATGCGCTGCACCCACCGGAACGCCACGGCGGCCGCAGTATGGTGCAGCTGTACGAGAAGGGCTACGGGAAGGATGCGGCCGGTATTGCCATGGAAGCAATCCGACACGCACACGACAGTGGCATCGATGTGGTGTTGATCGATACGGCGGGTCGTATGCAGGACAATGAGCCGCTGATGCGTGCGCTAGCGAAGCTGATCAAGGTAAACGAACCCGATCTGGTGCTGTTCGTCGGAGAGGCACTGGTCGGTAATGAGGCCGTCGATCAGCTGGTAAAGTTTAACCAGGCCCTGGCTGACTATTCGTCCAGCGATCGGCCGCACATTATCGATGGGATCGTGCTGACCAAGTTCGATACGATCGACGATAAGGTCGGTGCCGCTATATCGATGACTTACATTACCGGCCAACCGATCGTTTTCGTTGGAACTGGCCAAACGTATACCGATCTGAAGGCACTGAATGCTAAAGCTGTTGTGCACGCGTTGATGAAGTAA
- the LOC126576945 gene encoding superoxide dismutase [Cu-Zn] isoform X2 — protein sequence MPLKAVCVLNGEVKGTIFFEQSVESDPVKVTGTVTGLKPGDHGFHIHEFGDNTNGCMSTGAHFNPHGKTHGAPTADEHHAGDMGNIVADGSGEAKVDLSVKQIALSGPLNVVGRSLVVHADPDDLGLGGHELSKTTGNAGARLACGGTSVAVTGAIEGLRPGKHGLHIHEFGDFSRGCLSTGPHYNPDGNDHGAPEDANRHVGDLGNIVAYSGGLAKVQLADSKITLVGERSIIGRTLSVTEFEDDLGRGGHDYSKTTGNSGNRIACAIIGVAREEYFAERLHLTTDQ from the exons ATGCCGCTGAAAGCCGTTTGTGTGCTGAATGGTGAGGTTAAGGGCACCATTTTCTTCGAACAGAGC GTGGAGTCGGATCCGGTCAAGGTCACTGGCACGGTGACCGGTCTGAAACCAGGCGATCACGGTTTTCACATTCATGAGTTCGGCGATAACACCAATGGGTGCATGTCGACGGGAGCTCACTTCAACCCGCACGGTAAAACGCACGGTGCGCCAACGGCCGACGAGCACCATGCCGGTGATATGGGCAACATCGTGGCTGATGGATCCGGTGAAGCCAAGGTCGATCTTAGCGTGAAGCAGATTGCGCTCAGCGGACCGCTGAACGTCGTTGGCCGCTCGCTCGTCGTCCATGCCGATCCGGACGATCTGGGCCTGGGTGGCCATGAGCTGAGCAAAACTACCGGCAACGCTGGAGCTCGCCTGGCGTGCGGA GGTACATCGGTGGCCGTTACGGGTGCGATCGAAGGTTTGCGACCCGGCAAGCACGGTCTACACATCCATGAGTTTGGCGATTTCTCACGTGGTTGCCTCTCCACCGGACCACACTACAATCCGGACGGAAACGACCACGGTGCGCCAGAGGACGCAAATCGTCATGTGGGTGATCTCGGCAACATTGTCGCCTACAGCGGTGGCTTGGCAAAGGTGCAGCTAGCGGACTCAAAGATAACGCTCGTCGGCGaacgcagcatcatcggtaGAACGTTGTCGGTGACGGAGTTCGAGGATGACCTTGGCCGTGGTGGACATGATTACAGCAAAACGACGGGCAACTCGGGTAACCGCATCGCCTGTGCGATTATCGGTGTGGCACGGGAAGAGTATTTCGCCGAACGATTGCATCTGACCACCGATCAATGA
- the LOC126576945 gene encoding superoxide dismutase [Cu-Zn] isoform X1, with product MPLKAVCVLNGEVKGTIFFEQSVESDPVKVTGTVTGLKPGDHGFHIHEFGDNTNGCMSTGAHFNPHGKTHGAPTADEHHAGDMGNIVADGSGEAKVDLSVKQIALSGPLNVVGRSLVVHADPDDLGLGGHELSKTTGNAGARLACGVIGLCKA from the exons ATGCCGCTGAAAGCCGTTTGTGTGCTGAATGGTGAGGTTAAGGGCACCATTTTCTTCGAACAGAGC GTGGAGTCGGATCCGGTCAAGGTCACTGGCACGGTGACCGGTCTGAAACCAGGCGATCACGGTTTTCACATTCATGAGTTCGGCGATAACACCAATGGGTGCATGTCGACGGGAGCTCACTTCAACCCGCACGGTAAAACGCACGGTGCGCCAACGGCCGACGAGCACCATGCCGGTGATATGGGCAACATCGTGGCTGATGGATCCGGTGAAGCCAAGGTCGATCTTAGCGTGAAGCAGATTGCGCTCAGCGGACCGCTGAACGTCGTTGGCCGCTCGCTCGTCGTCCATGCCGATCCGGACGATCTGGGCCTGGGTGGCCATGAGCTGAGCAAAACTACCGGCAACGCTGGAGCTCGCCTGGCGTGCGGAGTGATTGGATTGTGCAAAGCATAA
- the LOC126576944 gene encoding uncharacterized protein LOC126576944, translated as MTRDAVNLMEMIVQEIGSGQCKRSKVRVRKRYLDDDPSKDDPTPCPRCSSRDQRNMVRYVYINLNEAIYKCEAPNCMYPFGNYKYKNFETNTVYQYENPEEAMPFCDISGTATLDPLAPAYFNLDFVPPQLDTKLSVTEADGGTKCSSVKPAPTFDVDVFDEILRDLWSSTSSANASPKTEPSASVSSLASGESKNEQTSNSNNSSTAPAKSRKLEKCLKAVEQTKTKMRKNMFKYPRKHKAAEPANAKHVVETITDTKLRITKIPSQLPKDLRSANNIELNNILKGLVYDKDIKPAEFMDTLRNVSRRTLTSPSDKTQQMLHFINKSMDSRESKESLRPLVSSNVQSVQTQNPTSDAPAPSSVSTSAAPSVAIGETPFIQIKTCEAQDSSGGMDLFIKLLE; from the exons atgaCTCGCGACGCGGTAAACTTAATGGAAATGATTGTCCAGGAAATAGGTTCCGGTCAGTGTAAACGAAGTAAAGTGAGGGTCAGAAAGAGGTACCTGGATGATGATCCATCAAAG GATGACCCCACTCCCTGCCCACGCTGTTCGAGTCGTGACCAAAGAAATATGGTACGCTACGTGTACATCAATCTCAACGAAGCCATCTACAAATGTGAGGCCCCGAACTGCATGTACCCGTTCGGGAACTACAAGTACAAAAACTTTGAAACCAACACCGTGTACCAGTACGAGAATCCGGAGGAAGCGATGCCTTTTTGTGATATCTCCGGCACAGCGACACTGGATCCGTTGGCACCGGCGTATTTCAATTTGGACTTTGTACCACCACAGTTGGACACAAAGCTTAGCGTTACGGAAGCAGACGGTGGAACCAAGTGCTCGTCGGTGAAACCCGCGCCAACATTCGATGTGGATGTGTTTGACGAAATCTTGAGAGATCTTTGGTCATCGACATCATCCGCAAACGCATCTCCAAAGACAGAACCCTCCGCTTCCGTATCGTCGCTGGCGAGTGGAGAATCCAAAAATGAACAGACGAGTAACAGTAACAACTCTTCAACCGCCCCGGCCAAGAGTCGGAAGCTGGAAAAATGCTTAAAAGCCGTcgagcaaacgaaaacgaaaatgcgCAAGAATATGTTCAAGTATCCGCGGAAACACAAAGCGGCCGAACCGGCGAATGCGAAGCACGTCGTCGAAACGATCACCGATACCAAGCTGCGCATCACGAAGATTCCCAGCCAGTTGCCCAAGGATCTGCGCAGTGCAAACAACATTGAATTAAACAACATTTTAAAGGGTCTGGTCTACGATAAAGACATCAAACCGGCCGAGTTCATGGATACGCTCAGGAATGTGTCGAGACGAACGCTCACCAGTCCTTCCGATAAAACACAGCAAATGTTACACTTTATCAACAAGAGCATGGACAGTCGCGAGAGCAAGGAAAGCTTGCGACCGCTCGTCAGCTCCAACGTACAATCCGTACAAACTCAGAATCCGACGAGCGatgctccagctccatcgAGTGTCTCAACGAGCGCGGCACCCTCGGTCGCGATAGGGGAAACACCCTTCATACAGATAAAGACGTGTGAAGCACAGGACAGCAGCGGGGGAATGGATTTGTTCATCAAATTATTAGAGTAA
- the LOC126576943 gene encoding uncharacterized protein LOC126576943, whose protein sequence is MNLMKPIHGVCFIFLGLLSALKCHTLESDDLKHLSDREIVESLVKQWAPLVWLAPNEKYMPGDVSKFLEHVHAEEAKVVTVYPGSEITEFDDLNSYDNGMTNELSYYDPVVQQQQGRFRNKRNFKDSSTSLDLLFDLPIGNESKNWYLVTNGNVDELIADQESFIHGQNPLKEDVPIYAVISTCRQPAPGMLHMPDSLPFPLPTTTGSYQSTSPPVFHSINNQENEVTYTAKDRPPYKRNPYAPTPKNIFELQPNLRQAVDKVEKSIRLIRRRRRDAQEDSTPTTEPPPPDQPLASDATARKVIVESSAPGIRDNTIQYGADESIENASPSEENEEWETITERRHDKARYPDDGSSQYPHFHVTYWMFYPYSQGKVICTIDLGPFGPWPIPLLFGMCLGTRKEFGSHVGDWEHMSLSFRGRREPDEMYVSAHDAGAFYSYERLTGTFEYHSQETRKGILQQPTFPKTVITSGNHPVLFAAEGSHGLWTAPGKHKFVRVPRLYDINGFGMPWSTWRNVELIHENEAKGRSALRPNWMKFNGRWGNPKTKCHPLKRIGLHICELTDGPTGIPRKKHHFKCKAR, encoded by the exons ATGAACTTGATGAAACCGATCCACGGTGTTTGCTTCATCTTTTTGGGATTACTATCAGCACTAAAATGTCACACGTTAGAAAGCGACGACCTGAAGCACCTGTCGGACCGAGAAATAG TAGAATCGTTGGTAAAGCAATGGGCTCCCCTGGTATGGTTGGCACCCAACGAAAAGTACATGCCGGGGGATGTGTCCAAGTTTCTTGAGCATGTCCACGCCGAGGAAGCGAAGGTCGTGACCGTCTATCCGGGCAGTGAGATCACGGAGTTCGACGATCTAAACAGCTACGACAATGGTATGACCAACGAGCTTTCCTACTACGATCCCgtggtgcagcaacagcagggacGATTTCGCAACAAGCGAAACTTCAAGGACTCGTCCACGTCGTTGGATCTGCTGTTCGACCTGCCCATCGGGAATGAGTCGAAAAATTGGTACCTCGTGACCAACGGCAATGTCGACGAGCTGATCGCCGACCAGGAGTCCTTCATCCACGGGCAGAACCCTCTGAAAGAAGATGTGCCAATATATGCGGTAATCAGCACGTGCAGACAGCCGGCACCCGGCATGTTGCACATGCCTGACAGTTTGCCATTCCCTctgccaacgacgacgggcTCGTATCAGTCCACCAGCCCACCAGTGTTTCATAGTATAAATAATCAAGAGAATG AAGTGACATATACAGCTAAGGATCGTCCACCGTACAAGCGCAACCCGTACGCACCGACGCCCAAAAACATCTTTGAACTGCAACCCAATCTGCGGCAGGCTGTGGACAAGGTGGAGAAAAGCATTCGCTTGATCCGCAGACGACGAAGAGATGCGCAAGAAGACAGCACACCCACTACTGAGCCGCCACCCCCCGATCAACCACTTGCATCGGATGCAACGGCCAGAAAAGTCATCGTTGAGTCATCGGCTCCTGGCATACGGGACAACACTATCCAATACGGTGCGGATGAGTCAATCGAGAATGCGTCTCCTAGCGAAGAGAACGAGGAATGGGAAACCATTACTGAGCGCAGACATGACAAAGCACGCTATCCGGACGACGGCTCCTCGCAGTATCCTCACTTCCACGTCACCTATTGGATGTTCTATCCCTACAGTCAG GGAAAAGTGATCTGCACCATTGATTTGGGACCATTCGGACCATGGCCGATACCACTGCTATTTGGTATGTGTCTCGGCACCAGGAAGGAGTTTGGAAGTCACGTTGGCGACTGGGAACACATGAGCCTTTCTTTTCGTGGAAGACGTGAGCCCGAT GAGATGTACGTGTCAGCGCACGATGCAGGTGCATTCTACTCATACGAACGTCTGACAGGAACGTTCGAGTATCATAGTCAAGAGACGAGAAAAGGCATTCTCCAGCAACCAACCTTCCCCAAGACCGTCATCACTTCCGGCAATCATCCGGTACTGTTTGCTGCCGAAGGTTCCCACGGTTTATGGACGGCACCAGGAAAGCATAAGTTCGTGCGCGTACCACGCCTGTACGACATCAATGGATTCGGGATGCCTTGGTCTACGTGGAGAAACGTGGAGCTCATTCACGAGAATGAAGCCAAAG GACGCAGCGCGTTGCGACCCAATTGGATGAAGTTCAATGGCCGGTGGGGTAAtccgaaaacaaaatgccaCCCCCTGAAACGTATCGGGTTGCACATTTGTGAGCTAACGGATGGACCTACGGGAATTCCACGCAAAAAGCACCACTTTAAGTGTAAAGCACGATAG
- the LOC126576947 gene encoding uncharacterized protein LOC126576947: MRSLAYYVVLSCMILTCEFPRSVVAGQESNATKEGAAPETPDTPYETQTAQCTITSGDIEASAQASISKTLVGVCGTDEMLTAFRTLEAKLLDELQNIRKMIRDPYFNPPPLQPSVYRSVKRVVSASQTASNTVLPQPPTVPVPVTQPPTIDRSITTPSSIPQTTPFSGAVVFKDDDYDDDDDEEGSAVPAKGGATVTKSNSQLVKQLPTGLQRDSSLNSRISGDEKNAQGSVHPAIAFKPIDKPTETRFLTGGLRDYEVYRFNNTIISTGDAKVFKYFWKIENFTKRLQSAPVGIGPTFSSAVFVISGLNLRLHARTVERAGGDLLYVQLEQLSAWDDELRKTPNVVLASGAMYGQMETKKFFRHKIIILNQDMPFSDMISTDLTNTNAKFEAKLSEVTAQPYLKDDKLLIKVIIFL, from the exons ATGCGTTCTCTTGCCTATTACGTGGTGCTATCATGCATGATCCTGACGTGCGAGTTTCCACGATCCGTTGTTGCAGGCCAGGAAAGCAATGCAACCAAGGAAG GAGCCGCCCCGGAGACCCCGGATACGCCATACGAAACCCAGACGGCCCAGTGTACGATCACATCCGGCGATATCGAAGCGAGTGCCCAGGCTTCGATCAGCAAGACGCTGGTAGGAGTATGCGGAACAG ATGAAATGCTTACGGCTTTTCGCACCCTAGAGGCCAAGCTACTGGATGAGTTACAAAATATACGTAAAATGATCCGTGATCCATACTTTAATCCGCCACCGTTACAACCGTCGGTTTATAGATCCGTGAAACGGGTCGTATCGGCATCGCAAACGGCCTCCAATACAGTGCTTCCTCAGCCACCAACAgtcccagtgccagtgactcagccaccaaccatcgatcgttcgatcactACGCCATCTTCCATACCTCAGACAACGCCATTCAGCGGGGCGGTAGTGTTTAAAGATGACGattatgacgatgacgatgatgaagaaggaTCAGCGGTACCGGCTAAAGGCGGTGCTACCGTTACGAAAAGCAACAGCCAGCTAGTCAAGCAGCTTCCCACTGGCTTGCAACGGGATTCATCTCTGAATTCTCGCATATCCGGTGATGAAAAGAACGCGCAAGGCTCGGTGCATCCGGCCATCGCCTTCAAACCCATTGATAAACCGACCGAAACCAGGTTTCTCAC TGGTGGTTTGCGAGACTATGAAGTGTACCGGTTCAACAACACGATCATCTCTACCGGTGATGCGAAGGTGTTCAAGTACTTCTGGAAGATCGAAAACTTTACCAAGCGCCTGCAGTCCGCTCCGGTCGGGATAGGGCCGACGTTCTCGAGTGCGGTGTTCGTAATTTCCGGCTTGAATTTACGGCTACATGCGAGAACGGTGGAGAGGGCTGGTGGTGATTTGCTGTACGTCCAGCTGGAACAACTTTCAGCGTGGGATGATGAGCTGCGTAAAACTCCGAACGTGGTTCTGGCATCGGGAGCCATGTACGGGCAGATGGAAACGAAGAAATTCTTCCGCCATAAAATTATCATACTGAACCAG GACATGCCGTTCAGCGATATGATATCCACAGATCTTACGAATACGAATGCGAAATTCGAAGCCAAACTTTCCGAAGTAACCGCACAACCGTACCTTAAGGATGACAAGTTATTGATAAAGGTGATCATATTTCTTTAA